A single Pseudoalteromonas rubra DNA region contains:
- a CDS encoding TonB-dependent receptor, which yields MKHSNAAFRLSRISFAVTAAVISSTAFVAPVQAEQEESVEVIEVRGIRASTEKSLNTKRFADGVVDSITAEDIGKLPDVTIADSLQRVPGIQIRRSAGEGSTINVRGMPQVTTLLNGEQFLSAGSLTTVQPDFTDIPSSLVGAMDVMKSPTADTLAGGISGTVDLKTRKPFDLEEGFSGAALIEASRGSYSKETDPKTMIAAGYNAERFAVLATLTRDEVNLANYRFGSTNHGWGYAPQEAGGCWYCPDGDINGDGDTDDAEFTYVSYGMVNRFTERERTGGSLSFQAQLSDNFELSADVFYTKMDDADRQRGLMADNAWGGHWDWQEQHDAMERGKTSGGYNLYTAQDITLHAPRVVAHSESHTNERESTNYNFELTYKGDGNFSGKMRLITADAERMHTENVAQGYMTSGLAHNLRRNEGNGPIAVNPNGYGPGTVPVRLNYQGDHPVLLPPNELQGEVFGSNMSRYSVVSTYSENNFNEDASLDILRLDGEYLFEDMGSLTKMSFGARLGNREVSREQYVLLAPFSNPVGEGSVDVMWKDQGLAAFDTDGSGGVPSASAGDLTMGYDTPYTFDKLPEAWIQQVSDFGPVNGGSYFFIDPRQLDDPFAFQNQLYPGNKKGGVPGSTYEVEEETQTLYWRADFSSDLYTANLGFQYIKTDLDILQNVIGDSICVNCPGSVAADAGDINTSKSFSDFLPSLNLAVNLSDDLIFRSAWGKTMTRLDLGAIAGGLQVSRSRAGDDLAAREGISPDLLIATNATMQGNPELEPWRATNTDLALEWYFSPSALVSVGVFNIQLKSFIETSTWTMPLADADGVVRREVSVTGQVNGQGGTMNGAEFTYQQAFDFLPGFWSGFGAAFNYTYSDSESGRVDFYGDALPLEDNSKESSNAVLWYEKDGFQFRLAANHRSKRLAQVTTTGGMGDTAIWTEPTTYIDISASYDVTDYMTVYMSGSNLTEEYESNYAQWKDNRISQNVYERRLTLGVRGRW from the coding sequence ATGAAACACAGCAATGCAGCATTCAGATTGTCTCGCATTTCATTTGCGGTCACTGCCGCAGTGATTTCAAGCACCGCCTTTGTTGCTCCGGTTCAGGCTGAGCAAGAAGAGTCCGTGGAAGTTATTGAAGTTCGAGGGATCCGAGCTTCGACTGAAAAAAGTCTTAACACCAAACGGTTTGCGGATGGTGTTGTTGACTCTATCACAGCTGAGGATATAGGTAAGCTGCCGGACGTGACAATCGCTGATTCACTACAGCGTGTACCGGGTATCCAGATCCGTCGAAGTGCCGGTGAAGGCTCAACGATCAACGTACGGGGTATGCCACAGGTTACCACGCTACTAAATGGCGAGCAGTTCCTCAGTGCCGGTTCACTGACCACAGTACAACCAGATTTTACCGATATTCCTTCGAGCTTAGTTGGTGCTATGGATGTGATGAAATCACCAACTGCCGATACGTTGGCGGGTGGTATTTCAGGTACGGTTGATCTGAAAACGCGTAAGCCATTTGATTTAGAAGAAGGGTTTAGCGGTGCAGCATTGATAGAAGCATCTCGTGGCTCTTATTCAAAAGAAACCGACCCTAAAACCATGATTGCAGCAGGCTATAACGCTGAGCGCTTCGCGGTACTAGCGACACTGACCAGAGATGAAGTAAATCTGGCGAACTACCGTTTTGGTTCGACTAACCACGGCTGGGGCTATGCACCACAAGAAGCCGGTGGTTGTTGGTATTGTCCGGATGGAGATATCAATGGCGATGGTGATACTGATGATGCTGAATTCACTTACGTCAGCTACGGTATGGTTAACCGTTTTACTGAGCGTGAACGTACAGGTGGTAGCCTGAGCTTCCAGGCGCAGCTTAGTGACAACTTTGAGCTGAGCGCAGATGTATTTTATACCAAAATGGATGATGCAGATCGCCAGCGCGGCCTGATGGCGGACAATGCCTGGGGTGGTCACTGGGATTGGCAGGAGCAGCATGATGCGATGGAGCGAGGCAAGACGTCTGGTGGATACAACCTATACACAGCGCAGGACATTACGCTGCATGCGCCACGTGTTGTTGCGCACTCTGAAAGCCATACCAATGAGCGTGAATCAACCAACTATAACTTTGAGCTAACCTATAAAGGCGATGGTAATTTCTCTGGTAAGATGCGCCTTATCACGGCTGATGCAGAGCGTATGCACACTGAAAACGTTGCTCAGGGTTACATGACCAGTGGTCTGGCACACAACCTGCGTCGTAACGAAGGCAATGGTCCGATTGCGGTAAATCCGAACGGTTACGGCCCGGGCACAGTGCCGGTCAGATTGAACTATCAGGGCGATCACCCGGTATTGCTGCCGCCTAATGAGTTGCAAGGTGAAGTGTTTGGTTCCAATATGAGCCGTTACTCAGTGGTGTCAACGTACTCTGAGAATAACTTTAATGAAGACGCCAGCCTGGATATTTTACGTCTTGATGGTGAATACTTGTTCGAAGATATGGGCTCACTGACCAAAATGAGCTTCGGTGCTCGTTTGGGTAATCGTGAAGTATCCCGTGAGCAATATGTATTGCTGGCGCCATTCAGCAACCCGGTTGGCGAAGGCAGTGTTGACGTGATGTGGAAAGACCAAGGTCTGGCGGCCTTTGATACTGACGGCAGCGGCGGCGTACCGAGTGCATCTGCTGGTGACCTGACAATGGGTTACGATACACCATATACCTTTGATAAATTACCAGAGGCTTGGATCCAACAGGTATCTGATTTTGGCCCTGTTAATGGCGGCAGCTATTTCTTTATTGATCCGCGTCAGCTTGACGACCCATTTGCATTCCAGAATCAGCTTTATCCAGGCAACAAAAAAGGTGGTGTACCAGGCAGCACCTATGAGGTTGAGGAAGAAACACAAACGCTTTACTGGCGCGCTGATTTCTCAAGCGATCTTTACACCGCTAACCTGGGTTTCCAGTACATCAAGACAGATTTGGATATCCTGCAAAACGTGATTGGCGACTCTATTTGTGTGAACTGTCCTGGCTCAGTCGCTGCCGATGCGGGTGATATAAATACCAGCAAGTCGTTTAGTGATTTCCTGCCTTCATTGAACCTGGCGGTTAACCTGAGCGATGACCTGATCTTCCGTTCTGCCTGGGGTAAAACCATGACGCGTCTGGATCTTGGCGCAATTGCGGGTGGTTTGCAGGTAAGTCGTTCACGTGCCGGTGATGACCTGGCAGCGCGTGAAGGGATTTCTCCTGACTTGTTGATTGCAACTAATGCAACCATGCAGGGTAACCCAGAACTGGAACCATGGCGCGCCACAAACACAGATCTTGCGTTGGAATGGTATTTCTCACCAAGCGCGTTGGTCAGTGTGGGTGTGTTCAATATCCAGCTTAAATCTTTCATTGAAACCAGTACCTGGACAATGCCATTGGCCGATGCGGATGGGGTTGTACGCCGTGAAGTCAGTGTGACAGGTCAAGTCAATGGTCAGGGCGGAACAATGAATGGTGCTGAGTTTACCTATCAGCAAGCGTTTGACTTCTTACCGGGCTTCTGGAGCGGATTTGGTGCGGCATTTAACTACACCTATTCAGACAGCGAAAGTGGCCGCGTTGACTTCTATGGTGACGCTTTACCACTGGAAGATAACTCTAAAGAATCGTCTAACGCGGTGCTTTGGTATGAAAAAGATGGCTTCCAGTTCCGTTTAGCAGCTAACCATCGTTCTAAGCGTCTTGCGCAGGTCACGACGACGGGTGGTATGGGTGATACGGCTATTTGGACCGAGCCGACAACCTACATAGATATCTCGGCCAGTTATGATGTGACCGACTATATGACTGTGTATATGTCGGGCAGTAACCTGACTGAGGAATACGAATCTAACTATGCACAATGGAAAGATAATCGTATTTCACAAAACGTTTATGAGCGCCGCCTGACATTGGGTGTTCGCGGTCGCTGGTAA
- a CDS encoding ABC transporter permease, with protein sequence MWARLALRLFFRELRRGELTIIFAAIALAVLTVFSLSSVTERIRLNIEQKSADFIAADRRLSSNYELDESYLKVAQDFGLQTAQNIYFDSMLFVGDELVLGSIKAVSDSHPLRGKITLRDALDAEKYDIAAAPGKGEAWLSEGLFYTLGLKVGDKVEIGAGMFTVTKVLVQEPDAAFFSLAGNKRVLLNIADIPTTQAVQPGSDVFYRLLFAGDEQTLKDYYVWLKPQLRENQSWQGIKDRQSPLGENLERSERFLLLAGLFGIMLAAVAMAVSAKRYCERQYDPVAMMKTLGGSRGTIKRIFLMHLSLVTVSSLAIGLAIGYGLQEVAVDYLTSFVANELPLAGPRPWLLSIAIGVVCALMFSLKPLLDLFDIPPLRVLRRSLGDKLAVSRVHMALSVGTIFMLMWLFSGDIKTTLLLFAGTATLMGVLFGLSRLFFSAGRKLGLSPGNSWSLAIATLQKRANANAIQLISFALAIKLMLFLFVLKNDMISDWQMQVPEDAPNAFLINIGERDVAQFKTFFNEQNIHHEAFYPVFRGRVNALNGEAFARRVSKQEGEEQQEDARNGVGRELNLTWSDTLPDGNEILEGQWFEQTDELQVSVFEGTAERVGIELGDTLTFLVNTQTFEAKVTSIRSVDWGTLKPNFVMIFNSAMAERLPVTYFTAAKLEDNHVRPISRLLLQYPTVSMIDIKNNIAQVQSMIAQVSLAIGFVLSIVLISGALVLISQVQASLAERMQEVVILRTLGARGKLIKLATLYEFLLLGALAGFVAALVSDITLFVIQQQLFGVDGRLHPYVWLLGPVSGAMFVALIGYFMVAHTMRQNTQGLLRKVA encoded by the coding sequence ATGTGGGCTAGATTGGCGCTAAGATTATTTTTCCGGGAGTTGCGTCGAGGAGAGCTGACTATCATTTTCGCTGCCATTGCATTGGCGGTGCTGACAGTTTTTAGCCTAAGCTCAGTGACTGAACGGATCCGACTTAACATTGAACAAAAATCTGCTGACTTTATTGCGGCCGACCGCCGCCTGTCCAGTAACTATGAGCTGGATGAGAGTTACCTTAAGGTCGCGCAGGATTTCGGTCTGCAAACGGCACAAAACATCTATTTTGATTCCATGCTCTTCGTGGGAGACGAGTTGGTGCTGGGGTCAATTAAAGCGGTGAGCGATAGCCACCCCCTGCGTGGTAAAATAACCCTCAGAGACGCACTGGACGCAGAGAAATACGACATTGCTGCGGCACCTGGCAAGGGTGAAGCCTGGCTAAGTGAAGGGCTGTTTTACACGCTCGGACTTAAAGTCGGAGATAAAGTAGAAATTGGTGCGGGCATGTTTACCGTGACAAAGGTTTTGGTACAGGAGCCCGACGCAGCATTTTTCTCACTGGCGGGTAACAAGCGTGTGTTACTGAATATTGCCGATATCCCAACTACACAAGCGGTTCAGCCAGGCAGCGATGTGTTTTATCGACTACTGTTTGCGGGCGATGAGCAGACACTCAAAGATTATTATGTTTGGTTAAAACCTCAGCTCAGAGAAAATCAGAGTTGGCAGGGGATCAAAGACCGGCAGTCACCATTGGGTGAGAATCTTGAGCGTTCCGAGCGGTTTTTACTGTTGGCTGGCTTATTTGGCATTATGCTCGCAGCGGTGGCAATGGCCGTGTCTGCAAAACGTTACTGTGAGCGTCAGTACGACCCAGTTGCCATGATGAAAACTTTGGGTGGTAGTCGCGGGACAATCAAGCGTATCTTCCTGATGCATCTGTCGCTGGTAACCGTTAGCTCTCTAGCGATTGGTCTGGCAATTGGTTATGGCTTACAGGAAGTGGCGGTTGATTATCTAACCAGTTTTGTTGCCAACGAGCTACCTCTTGCCGGACCAAGACCCTGGCTGTTATCTATTGCCATTGGTGTCGTGTGTGCACTGATGTTCTCCCTTAAGCCGTTATTGGACTTGTTTGATATTCCCCCTCTGCGGGTGCTCAGAAGAAGTTTGGGCGATAAGCTGGCGGTAAGCCGGGTGCACATGGCGCTTTCGGTGGGCACCATCTTTATGTTGATGTGGCTGTTCAGTGGGGACATTAAAACCACGCTGTTATTGTTTGCTGGTACCGCGACACTGATGGGGGTGCTGTTTGGCTTGTCCCGGTTGTTCTTCAGTGCGGGTCGTAAATTGGGGCTGAGCCCGGGCAACAGTTGGTCTCTGGCGATTGCAACATTGCAAAAACGGGCCAATGCAAACGCGATTCAGCTGATCAGCTTTGCACTTGCCATTAAATTGATGTTGTTCTTGTTTGTACTCAAAAATGACATGATCTCTGACTGGCAAATGCAGGTACCTGAAGACGCACCTAATGCCTTTTTAATCAATATTGGAGAGCGTGACGTTGCGCAGTTTAAGACCTTCTTTAATGAGCAAAATATTCATCATGAGGCATTTTATCCGGTCTTCCGGGGCCGCGTTAATGCTCTAAACGGTGAGGCATTTGCCCGTCGGGTATCCAAACAGGAAGGTGAGGAGCAACAAGAAGACGCCCGTAATGGTGTTGGCCGTGAACTCAACCTGACCTGGAGCGATACTTTACCGGATGGCAACGAAATCCTGGAAGGACAGTGGTTTGAGCAAACAGATGAATTACAGGTCTCTGTGTTTGAAGGCACCGCGGAGCGGGTTGGTATTGAACTTGGAGATACATTGACATTCTTGGTCAATACGCAGACCTTTGAAGCCAAAGTAACCAGTATTCGCAGTGTCGACTGGGGAACGCTCAAGCCTAATTTTGTAATGATTTTTAACTCTGCTATGGCCGAGCGTCTGCCAGTGACTTATTTTACGGCGGCCAAGTTGGAGGATAATCATGTTCGCCCGATTAGCCGACTGTTACTGCAGTATCCGACTGTCAGTATGATAGACATTAAGAACAATATCGCCCAGGTACAATCTATGATTGCTCAGGTGTCTCTCGCGATTGGTTTTGTGCTGTCCATTGTGTTGATAAGCGGTGCCCTGGTCTTGATATCTCAGGTGCAAGCCAGTCTGGCTGAACGTATGCAGGAAGTGGTGATCTTGCGCACACTCGGTGCCAGGGGGAAGTTGATTAAGCTGGCGACTCTGTATGAGTTCTTGCTGTTGGGCGCGCTGGCAGGTTTCGTTGCTGCACTGGTCAGTGATATCACCCTGTTTGTTATTCAGCAGCAATTGTTTGGTGTGGATGGCAGACTTCACCCTTATGTGTGGTTACTGGGGCCGGTGTCAGGCGCTATGTTCGTTGCTTTAATCGGCTATTTTATGGTGGCACATACCATGCGTCAGAATACTCAGGGGTTATTGCGTAAGGTCGCCTGA
- a CDS encoding AraC family transcriptional regulator, producing the protein MKAMCEKVIPSHNCSWRYCLYQLDEIPFNWHYHPEYEICLTLNSQGMCHIGDHIAPYDDYDLVLMGPELPHTWQSRDNTDGSQHVVHVAQIPAHWLQQQLQQNPELQGLHTLLDHAKCGLSFNKKTAKKSEKLFSRMQNASPIERYILLFQLLNLMANSAYQTLSTMEFSFAKQLDPAKDKFDHVINYIYDNYTESLSAELLARQAHMSTNHFHRFFKRRTECTVTEFINQLRIAKACKLLLKTKAPITVISDQCGFNNLSNFNRRFLAIKQCTPSQFRARVQQKALI; encoded by the coding sequence ATGAAAGCTATGTGTGAAAAAGTCATTCCGTCTCACAATTGTTCATGGCGTTATTGCCTCTATCAACTGGACGAGATCCCTTTTAATTGGCATTACCACCCAGAATATGAAATTTGCCTGACATTGAATAGCCAGGGTATGTGTCACATTGGTGATCATATTGCACCATACGACGACTACGACCTGGTGCTCATGGGCCCTGAACTGCCACACACCTGGCAATCTCGCGACAATACAGATGGCAGTCAACACGTAGTTCATGTGGCACAGATCCCGGCCCACTGGCTACAGCAACAACTGCAGCAAAACCCAGAGCTGCAAGGGTTACATACCTTATTGGACCATGCAAAATGCGGACTAAGCTTTAACAAAAAAACAGCTAAAAAAAGTGAAAAGCTATTCAGTAGAATGCAAAATGCGTCACCAATAGAGCGCTATATTTTGCTCTTTCAGCTGCTCAACCTGATGGCAAACAGCGCATATCAGACGCTGTCTACCATGGAGTTTAGTTTTGCCAAACAGCTGGATCCCGCCAAAGATAAGTTTGACCATGTGATAAATTATATCTACGACAATTACACTGAGTCGCTAAGTGCAGAGCTGCTGGCAAGACAGGCCCATATGAGTACCAATCATTTTCATCGCTTCTTTAAAAGGCGCACAGAGTGTACGGTGACTGAGTTTATCAATCAGCTGAGGATCGCCAAAGCTTGTAAGCTGCTACTCAAAACCAAAGCCCCAATCACTGTAATAAGCGACCAGTGCGGCTTTAATAATTTGTCTAACTTTAACCGCCGATTTCTTGCTATCAAGCAATGCACACCCAGCCAGTTTCGTGCTCGAGTACAGCAAAAAGCGCTGATTTAA
- a CDS encoding arylesterase: MMRFFLQLVVLIFGTLFVLKANANDTKIMIIGDSLSAGYGLKQAPSWVNLLQNKYEAEQKAITLVNTSVSGQTTDNALLTVDKQLESHQPSHVLIELGANDGLRGFPPKLIRKHLRELVEKSQASGAKVALMQIQIPPNYGKRYSTLFADSYPMVAEQTGAYLMEYFMLPIAADRSLMQNDNLHPNAEAQPIIRDFMYERIALWLQ; encoded by the coding sequence ATGATGCGATTTTTCCTACAACTGGTGGTATTGATCTTCGGCACACTTTTCGTCTTAAAAGCGAATGCCAACGATACCAAAATTATGATCATAGGTGATAGCTTAAGCGCCGGTTATGGTCTCAAACAAGCACCGTCCTGGGTTAATTTGTTACAAAATAAATACGAAGCAGAGCAAAAAGCGATCACTCTGGTGAACACCAGCGTCTCGGGACAGACCACGGATAATGCGCTGCTAACGGTCGACAAGCAACTAGAAAGCCACCAACCCAGCCACGTACTTATCGAGCTAGGCGCCAATGACGGTTTGCGAGGGTTTCCGCCTAAACTGATCCGCAAACATTTACGCGAACTGGTCGAGAAAAGTCAGGCTAGCGGCGCCAAAGTCGCATTGATGCAAATCCAGATACCACCAAACTATGGCAAACGCTATAGTACTCTATTCGCTGACAGTTACCCCATGGTGGCCGAGCAAACTGGCGCCTATCTGATGGAGTACTTCATGTTACCCATTGCAGCAGATCGCAGTCTTATGCAAAACGATAACTTGCACCCCAATGCTGAAGCTCAGCCCATTATCCGGGACTTTATGTACGAACGCATTGCACTGTGGTTGCAGTAA
- a CDS encoding ABC transporter ATP-binding protein, which produces MSVLSQLNIIQVKELGKTVSTFEGDLTILSDINFSVKSGESVAVVGTSGSGKSTLLSLLAGLDIASKGEVYLDGEALHRLDEEQRARLRAEKVGFVFQSFMLVQSLTALENVMLPAELAGEKNAREQAQALLDKVGLSHRVGHYPSQLSGGEQQRVAIARAFIGTPKILFADEPSANLDSKNGHLIESLLFDLNKQHGTTLILVTHDEDLAKQCDRIIHIEGGQLAKIRDGEGVAVHVG; this is translated from the coding sequence ATGTCAGTGCTTTCTCAGTTAAATATTATTCAGGTTAAGGAGTTGGGTAAAACCGTCAGTACCTTTGAGGGTGACCTCACTATCCTTAGCGATATCAATTTTTCTGTCAAGTCAGGTGAATCAGTGGCAGTGGTTGGCACTTCTGGCTCGGGCAAGTCAACGTTACTCAGTTTACTGGCAGGGCTCGATATTGCCAGCAAGGGAGAGGTTTATCTCGATGGTGAAGCGCTGCACCGTCTCGACGAAGAGCAGCGCGCAAGACTCAGAGCTGAAAAAGTAGGTTTTGTGTTTCAGTCATTTATGCTGGTTCAGAGCTTGACTGCACTGGAAAATGTGATGCTACCAGCAGAACTCGCTGGTGAAAAAAATGCCCGTGAGCAGGCACAAGCCCTATTGGACAAAGTGGGCTTGTCGCATCGGGTTGGTCATTATCCTTCACAGCTATCTGGTGGTGAGCAGCAACGTGTTGCCATAGCTCGTGCATTTATCGGTACGCCAAAAATCTTGTTTGCCGACGAGCCTTCCGCGAATCTGGACTCTAAAAACGGCCACTTAATCGAAAGCCTGTTGTTTGATTTGAATAAACAGCACGGTACAACCTTGATTCTGGTTACACATGATGAAGACCTGGCTAAGCAGTGCGATCGCATTATCCATATTGAGGGCGGTCAGCTGGCAAAGATCCGTGATGGAGAAGGAGTGGCTGTTCATGTGGGCTAG
- a CDS encoding class D beta-lactamase — translation MPLLTALTLTPLLTASVLSTSATLPACQTGQACTMAVYSERTQQWQFINQSRAQQAYTPFSTYKVPNTLILLDTQTIKPGQGYQIDLNTYPAKKWWFDAWRKESITPQDAFKYSALPLYQTWTNLLSKPVMQQYLDDFNYGNRDISGPHDKFWLNSSIKISAVEQVTFLRRLQTQAFKLKPATYQAFDKIFLQEQTANTKLYAKTGTGPVAKGKYIGWYVGIVENNQGRHYFAFNMDAKNFKEVVSTRVEIAKATLTKMGVL, via the coding sequence ATGCCGCTACTTACTGCACTGACTCTGACACCGCTACTTACAGCCAGTGTGCTTTCAACCTCCGCGACCTTGCCAGCCTGTCAAACGGGACAGGCGTGTACTATGGCTGTCTATAGCGAACGCACGCAACAATGGCAATTTATAAACCAATCGCGCGCACAACAAGCGTACACTCCCTTCTCGACTTATAAAGTACCCAATACATTGATCTTATTAGATACGCAGACCATCAAACCCGGACAGGGTTACCAGATAGATTTAAATACCTATCCGGCTAAAAAATGGTGGTTTGACGCCTGGCGCAAAGAGTCAATTACCCCACAAGACGCATTCAAGTACTCTGCACTGCCGCTATATCAGACCTGGACTAACTTGCTGAGCAAGCCTGTGATGCAACAGTACCTCGATGACTTTAACTATGGCAACCGTGATATCAGCGGACCTCATGATAAATTCTGGCTCAACAGCAGCATAAAAATCAGTGCTGTTGAACAGGTCACATTTCTGCGCCGGTTACAGACCCAAGCTTTTAAACTTAAGCCCGCGACCTATCAGGCATTTGACAAAATTTTCTTACAAGAACAGACGGCCAACACCAAGCTGTATGCAAAAACGGGAACCGGACCGGTCGCCAAAGGTAAGTACATAGGCTGGTATGTTGGCATTGTTGAAAACAACCAGGGGCGTCACTACTTTGCTTTTAATATGGACGCCAAAAACTTTAAAGAAGTCGTATCCACCCGGGTCGAAATCGCCAAGGCTACGTTAACTAAGATGGGCGTTTTATAA